A section of the Leptospira kobayashii genome encodes:
- a CDS encoding penicillin-binding protein 1A: MKQEAVGLFEKIFIIWFRDLTSWIWEEGNVVRKTAIAVFVLGGINVFLLTGSLKDFFRLKEASMYDIPSILYAQTEKGKFEPIAEYYKFSRIPVDIDTLPKEEPSLSPDNRNKVIQCFLSTEDNQFYSHSGIDLKGIARAFVVNLIAGKVKEGASTITQQVARLKFLSIERSIARKAREAWLALLLEMAYPKDKILEVYLNEIPLGHGTIGVGAASRFYFRKELQDVTWGEAAILASLTTRPTQFSPLTNPISSINKVRVVFKKLIENGRMTVTDAEKEYTALMDYYANLNRSPNDSAFSDRLNRFPYVTEYIRKNLLRSIGKDRLYNGGLKIYSTIQIKHQTEAEKAMFPALQAQTLESNQRAFRNIDAFDDNFGAAYEVIADLYDLPEFKFKISRTERTFRSAFQEDLRDTFTTLNFLTGDDSLGDFLDNNYSNQSTQDHLLPVEGSLISIRPNTGYITALVGGSGFRSDNQQIRPFQAFRQPGSAFKPVLYAAAMDFSGKNPDPEKNVTPATLFADSPLQYLMEDGDEWAPENYSSEYSGFILLRKALEQSKNSVAVRVLEQIGLSNIMNTLRGLLQLPGRDIPYNFSVSLGSFEITPYELTRAYAALASGGKTVNPISVLYVENQDGKIIKDFRNEFDESDRKQVISPEAAFLITSMMEDVIRSGTGKAALSYGLSRKAYGKTGTTNNFRDAWFVGYTPELVTSVWFGYDVGTISLGRGMTGGRLAAPVWGRFMARSLDNEPKAEFPWATDLKITKRAICTMSGKLPGGQCRELIEEYFIPSTVPKDICSDHGSQWMSAETSSPSSVRQEKPKQTTAVAKPTTEKIPKPIKKKKKKSVFSGDEDIDY, encoded by the coding sequence ATGAAACAAGAAGCTGTAGGGCTTTTCGAAAAAATATTTATCATTTGGTTTAGAGATCTTACATCCTGGATTTGGGAAGAAGGGAATGTAGTCCGAAAAACCGCAATCGCAGTCTTTGTACTCGGCGGGATCAACGTTTTTTTACTCACAGGTTCGCTTAAGGATTTCTTTCGTTTGAAAGAAGCCTCCATGTACGACATACCTTCGATTCTTTACGCGCAGACGGAAAAAGGCAAATTCGAACCGATTGCAGAGTATTATAAATTTTCCAGAATTCCGGTGGATATAGATACTTTGCCAAAAGAGGAGCCCAGCCTTTCACCGGATAATAGAAACAAGGTGATTCAATGTTTCCTATCCACGGAAGACAACCAATTCTATTCCCATAGCGGAATCGACTTAAAAGGGATCGCCCGGGCTTTTGTAGTCAATTTGATTGCGGGTAAAGTGAAGGAAGGTGCATCCACCATCACACAACAAGTCGCAAGACTGAAATTTCTTTCCATAGAAAGATCCATTGCCAGAAAAGCGAGGGAAGCATGGCTTGCCTTACTTTTGGAAATGGCTTATCCCAAAGATAAAATTTTAGAAGTCTACTTGAACGAAATTCCTTTGGGACATGGAACCATCGGTGTAGGAGCCGCTTCCCGATTTTATTTTAGAAAAGAGCTCCAAGATGTTACCTGGGGAGAGGCAGCCATTCTCGCGAGTCTTACCACAAGGCCAACACAATTCAGTCCTCTTACCAATCCGATTTCCAGTATCAACAAAGTACGGGTAGTCTTCAAAAAACTGATCGAAAACGGAAGAATGACTGTCACTGACGCGGAAAAAGAATACACCGCGCTCATGGATTATTATGCCAATCTAAACCGCTCTCCCAATGATTCCGCATTTTCGGACAGACTGAACCGTTTTCCTTACGTTACGGAATACATCCGAAAAAATCTACTTCGTTCCATAGGAAAGGACAGATTGTACAATGGCGGATTGAAGATTTATTCCACCATTCAAATCAAACACCAAACGGAAGCGGAAAAAGCAATGTTTCCGGCACTCCAAGCGCAAACCCTGGAATCAAACCAAAGAGCATTTCGTAATATCGATGCCTTTGATGATAATTTCGGCGCAGCATATGAAGTGATTGCGGATCTGTATGATCTTCCCGAATTCAAATTTAAAATCTCAAGAACGGAAAGAACGTTTCGCTCTGCATTCCAGGAAGACCTCCGGGATACCTTCACTACTCTGAACTTTCTGACAGGTGACGATTCCCTCGGAGACTTCTTAGACAATAACTACTCGAACCAATCCACTCAAGATCACCTATTACCTGTGGAAGGTTCCCTTATTTCGATACGACCAAACACGGGTTATATCACTGCGCTTGTAGGAGGATCGGGTTTTCGTTCCGACAACCAACAAATCCGTCCTTTTCAGGCATTCCGCCAACCCGGCTCGGCATTCAAACCGGTGTTATACGCAGCAGCCATGGATTTTTCAGGCAAAAACCCTGACCCGGAAAAAAACGTAACTCCTGCCACTTTATTTGCAGACTCACCTTTGCAGTATTTGATGGAAGACGGAGACGAGTGGGCTCCTGAAAATTACAGCTCCGAATATTCCGGATTTATATTACTCAGAAAAGCATTGGAACAATCCAAAAACTCGGTAGCAGTCAGGGTCTTGGAACAAATCGGGCTTTCCAATATCATGAACACCTTACGAGGGTTACTTCAACTTCCCGGCAGGGACATTCCTTATAATTTCAGCGTATCACTCGGAAGTTTTGAAATCACTCCCTACGAACTTACCCGGGCTTATGCGGCACTTGCTTCCGGAGGAAAAACGGTAAATCCCATTTCCGTTCTTTACGTGGAAAACCAAGACGGCAAAATCATCAAAGACTTCCGAAACGAATTCGATGAATCCGACCGAAAACAAGTGATCTCTCCCGAGGCGGCATTTTTAATCACCTCCATGATGGAAGACGTGATTCGGTCCGGAACCGGAAAAGCCGCTCTTTCCTACGGGCTTTCCCGAAAGGCTTACGGAAAAACCGGAACCACAAATAATTTCAGAGACGCTTGGTTCGTAGGATACACTCCGGAGTTGGTTACCTCGGTTTGGTTCGGATATGATGTGGGAACGATTTCCTTGGGCCGAGGGATGACGGGAGGAAGACTTGCCGCCCCTGTTTGGGGAAGGTTTATGGCAAGATCCCTCGACAACGAACCCAAAGCCGAATTTCCCTGGGCAACAGATCTGAAAATCACAAAGAGAGCGATTTGCACTATGTCGGGCAAACTCCCCGGAGGACAGTGCCGCGAACTCATCGAAGAATATTTTATCCCGAGCACAGTTCCAAAAGATATTTGTTCCGATCATGGATCCCAGTGGATGTCTGCAGAAACCTCTTCTCCTAGCTCCGTCCGCCAGGAAAAGCCGAAACAGACGACAGCCGTGGCCAAACCTACGACGGAAAAAATACCGAAACCTATCAAAAAGAAGAAAAAGAAAAGTGTCTTTAGCGGGGATGAAGACATAGATTATTAA
- a CDS encoding IspD/TarI family cytidylyltransferase: MRNLYAIILAGGVGTRIGGDTPKQFIRLAGKPLFLHSIEVFRSWGLLKSLTLVSHKDWILKLEKEADPVLEANDRIVEGGASRHLSCLAGISSIPYDDEDIILIHDAARPFFTTSELDELVGSAQIFGASTLATAATETIVRVEENSNFTKESVPRSLLYMVKTPQAVTGKLLKELLANPVSEDISLHPTDLCSWVETLGKQTGIVPCSSKNIKITTPTDVILATELLKS; this comes from the coding sequence ATGCGCAACCTTTATGCAATCATCCTTGCGGGAGGAGTGGGAACCAGAATCGGAGGTGATACTCCGAAACAGTTTATCCGTCTCGCAGGGAAACCTTTATTCCTACATTCGATAGAAGTATTTCGCAGTTGGGGGCTTTTGAAGTCCCTGACACTTGTTTCTCATAAAGATTGGATTTTAAAATTGGAAAAAGAAGCCGATCCTGTTTTGGAAGCCAATGATAGGATCGTGGAAGGAGGGGCTTCCCGCCATCTTTCTTGTTTGGCGGGGATTTCTTCCATTCCTTACGATGATGAAGATATCATACTGATTCACGATGCGGCAAGACCATTCTTTACAACCTCGGAATTGGATGAACTTGTGGGTTCCGCGCAGATATTCGGAGCTTCTACTTTGGCGACTGCCGCAACGGAAACGATTGTCAGAGTGGAAGAAAATTCCAATTTTACGAAAGAATCCGTTCCCAGATCCTTACTGTATATGGTAAAAACTCCTCAAGCGGTTACGGGGAAATTGTTAAAAGAACTACTTGCAAATCCGGTCAGTGAGGATATTTCGCTTCACCCGACGGATCTATGTTCCTGGGTGGAAACTTTGGGAAAACAAACGGGGATTGTTCCCTGTTCTTCTAAAAATATCAAGATCACTACGCCGACAGACGTAATTCTTGCTACCGAATTATTAAAATCCTAA
- a CDS encoding transglutaminase-like domain-containing protein: MKKNKFIFHSVFVIFILFSFSIFSEASTYTSYRWKEMKGDYIISNPPILEEGESLDLFESVLIHKGNAYYLIRSKDKPLEILKWNLKTGEKTKIPWTGDKITGWASSKDKVYFRIKKKILEINPDTLITLGSFDWEDSNSGWHDMVIDGNKVYSHHGTKFIIFDLTTGKKIEEKTYPVTGVQRMFSWGENQVGLVSTLWGAKIQILDIGTNTVTNEYKPSISHRALMKSDSAGKGKLLVLDPVTKNFFELGLIGNKLYDLSKGIQVLENGKAIRFSPIENEVYAEVNITAVSDMTASEVSLVLPPNETYSQELTDEQFTKDSEIEYDGLGNRSVRFLVPALSAGENFEKIVYKAKMKRFKIEFDLSSLKSKLSDFRADSKFSIYTANDWFLKYDDEVVKAKRAEILGEDPDIFETLSRTQEYVSKIPYKSGKFEPAPQVISKNNGACTEHSYVTMAFLRSIGIPARLVWNYLPTESSDKIFLNHKFVEAWTDEFGWIPMEPLAGPAKIPGSTYARHVIFANLNGVYHEKISGGDRLIQFAKPFLANSKKAKLRLDFYKKGIEDAEISEVKIQSRSLQKPTNEEENVFVP; encoded by the coding sequence ATGAAAAAAAATAAATTCATTTTCCATTCAGTCTTTGTAATTTTCATTTTATTTTCTTTCTCTATTTTTTCCGAAGCCTCAACATACACTTCTTATAGATGGAAGGAAATGAAAGGAGATTATATTATTTCCAATCCGCCGATTTTGGAAGAGGGTGAATCTTTGGATTTATTCGAATCGGTTTTGATTCATAAGGGAAATGCATATTACTTGATTCGTTCCAAAGACAAACCTTTGGAGATTTTGAAATGGAATTTGAAAACGGGAGAGAAGACCAAAATTCCTTGGACCGGAGATAAAATCACCGGATGGGCCAGTTCCAAAGACAAAGTTTACTTTCGCATAAAGAAAAAGATTTTGGAGATAAACCCCGACACTCTTATCACTCTCGGATCCTTCGATTGGGAAGACTCAAATTCCGGTTGGCATGATATGGTGATTGACGGAAATAAAGTTTACTCTCATCACGGAACAAAATTCATTATTTTCGATCTAACTACTGGCAAAAAAATAGAAGAAAAAACTTATCCTGTAACAGGTGTTCAAAGAATGTTCTCCTGGGGAGAGAACCAAGTCGGCCTTGTTTCCACTCTCTGGGGAGCAAAAATTCAAATCCTGGATATTGGAACGAATACGGTCACAAATGAATACAAACCCAGTATCAGTCACCGAGCACTTATGAAGTCCGATTCGGCCGGGAAAGGAAAACTATTGGTATTGGATCCGGTGACCAAGAACTTTTTTGAATTGGGTCTCATCGGAAATAAACTCTACGATCTTTCCAAGGGAATTCAGGTATTGGAAAACGGAAAGGCGATCCGGTTTTCTCCGATAGAAAATGAAGTTTATGCGGAAGTTAATATTACAGCTGTCTCGGATATGACGGCTTCAGAGGTTTCTCTTGTACTACCTCCTAACGAAACTTATTCGCAGGAATTAACGGATGAGCAGTTTACGAAAGATTCTGAAATAGAATATGATGGTTTGGGAAATAGATCGGTTCGATTTTTAGTTCCTGCTCTGTCCGCAGGAGAAAATTTTGAAAAGATTGTATACAAAGCGAAGATGAAGCGGTTTAAAATCGAATTTGATCTTTCTTCTTTAAAATCAAAACTTAGTGATTTTCGGGCGGATTCAAAGTTTTCGATTTATACGGCAAACGATTGGTTTTTAAAGTATGATGATGAAGTTGTTAAAGCAAAGCGCGCGGAAATTTTGGGAGAGGATCCCGATATTTTTGAAACTTTATCCCGCACACAAGAATATGTTTCCAAGATCCCGTATAAATCCGGTAAGTTCGAACCCGCTCCCCAAGTGATTTCCAAAAACAACGGCGCCTGCACGGAACACTCCTATGTTACCATGGCATTTCTCAGAAGTATTGGAATTCCGGCCCGATTGGTTTGGAATTATTTACCGACCGAATCTTCGGATAAGATTTTTTTAAATCATAAATTTGTAGAAGCATGGACGGATGAATTCGGCTGGATTCCCATGGAACCTTTGGCAGGTCCCGCAAAAATTCCAGGATCAACTTATGCGCGTCATGTGATCTTTGCGAATCTGAACGGTGTCTATCATGAAAAAATTTCAGGAGGGGACAGGTTGATTCAATTCGCAAAACCTTTTCTGGCAAATTCGAAAAAAGCGAAACTACGTTTGGATTTTTATAAAAAAGGGATCGAAGATGCGGAAATTTCCGAAGTGAAGATTCAATCCAGATCCTTACAAAAACCAACCAATGAGGAAGAGAATGTTTTTGTTCCATAA
- a CDS encoding diaminopimelate decarboxylase, producing MTSIEKLKFLNEDQVRSIAGEFGTPVFVYSQAEIEKKCDEALSFPNAFGLNVRYAMKASPNANVLKIMQNKGILIDASSEYEVHRAVAAGFPYSSIMITSQQFPKDLKFFIEKGVEFNACSLQQLEEFGKLFPGHTVSIRFNPGLGSGHTKKTDVGGVTSSFGIWHEKMPELKAIVSKYNLVVNKVHTHIGSGSDPEVWKAVAHYTLEYAEMFKSVTTVSLGGGYKVGRMADEKSTDLQLIGKPAKELFVQFAEKHGRKLKLEIEPGTYLVALCASLITTVDDKIDTGAKGFRFLKLDTGMDANTRPSLYGAKHPLVTVPKDGRSVTKTEEYVVVGHCCESGDVFTQKEGGEPITRLMAETNVGDLVSMEAVGAYCSSMSTKNYNSFPETQEVLVLNSGETKLIRKKQPLEDIYKNEIKVL from the coding sequence ATGACATCAATCGAAAAACTAAAGTTTTTGAACGAGGACCAGGTTCGTTCCATCGCGGGAGAGTTCGGAACCCCCGTATTCGTCTATTCCCAAGCGGAGATCGAAAAAAAATGTGATGAAGCACTTTCTTTCCCGAATGCATTCGGTTTGAATGTTCGTTATGCAATGAAGGCAAGTCCCAATGCAAATGTATTGAAGATTATGCAAAATAAAGGAATCCTCATCGATGCATCCTCCGAATATGAGGTGCACCGCGCCGTAGCTGCGGGTTTTCCCTATTCTTCGATCATGATTACTTCCCAACAATTCCCGAAAGACCTTAAATTCTTTATCGAAAAGGGTGTGGAGTTTAATGCCTGTTCCTTGCAACAATTGGAGGAATTCGGAAAATTATTTCCCGGTCATACGGTTTCCATTCGTTTCAATCCGGGCCTCGGTTCCGGTCATACGAAAAAAACCGACGTGGGGGGAGTGACTTCCTCTTTCGGAATTTGGCACGAAAAGATGCCGGAATTGAAAGCAATCGTTTCCAAATACAATCTGGTAGTGAACAAAGTCCATACCCATATCGGTTCGGGAAGTGATCCGGAGGTTTGGAAAGCGGTAGCACATTATACCTTGGAATACGCCGAAATGTTCAAGTCGGTAACTACCGTTAGTTTGGGTGGCGGTTACAAAGTGGGCAGAATGGCGGATGAAAAATCCACGGATTTGCAACTGATTGGAAAGCCTGCGAAAGAATTATTCGTTCAATTTGCCGAAAAACACGGGCGCAAACTGAAATTGGAAATAGAACCAGGCACTTATTTGGTCGCACTTTGCGCGTCTCTCATTACAACTGTAGACGATAAAATCGATACAGGGGCCAAAGGATTTCGTTTTTTAAAACTGGATACCGGAATGGATGCAAATACCAGACCTTCCTTGTATGGAGCAAAACACCCGTTAGTGACAGTTCCCAAAGACGGAAGATCCGTTACCAAAACGGAAGAATACGTAGTCGTGGGACATTGCTGCGAGTCAGGGGACGTATTCACTCAGAAAGAGGGTGGTGAACCTATCACTCGTTTGATGGCAGAAACGAATGTAGGGGATTTGGTTTCGATGGAAGCCGTAGGAGCCTACTGTTCCAGTATGTCCACCAAGAATTACAATAGTTTTCCCGAAACACAGGAAGTCTTGGTTTTGAATTCGGGAGAAACGAAATTGATTCGCAAAAAACAACCGTTAGAAGATATTTATAAAAACGAAATCAAAGTTTTGTAA
- a CDS encoding zinc dependent phospholipase C family protein, producing the protein MAGKITHIEALSQVKKHLEHGNATQRKIAALLNRQDVSHYANLGAVAPDIFYFYHVLQPQKTKKAAFWGDLAHHSRVTELILSFLDQVHETEMGLYRDRYLAFALGYICHCVVDVQTHPYIFYISGDYYNNNKKISYQAQVNHMKVEFGLDTMLLHYRWGMSAREYDFPQYIDIRHRTVGIKNKMDPILWQFWLHCLKETFPIEFGSSYLGSERKIIPGDILNESYMGFYRFTSTLDSRSSWMRGLVSVVDHLTFHKYNASVLMLPSLGEINPKIMNEEKRAWNYPADPKRVYTDSFIDLLNQASHAAKEILTRAYEYSFSPENRSKILETYGGYNLDTGLRYQGIDSMKEFSPLV; encoded by the coding sequence ATGGCAGGAAAGATCACTCACATCGAAGCCCTCTCCCAGGTTAAAAAACACCTGGAACATGGGAACGCTACGCAAAGGAAAATTGCGGCATTACTCAATAGACAGGATGTTTCCCACTATGCGAATTTGGGTGCGGTAGCTCCTGACATATTTTATTTTTATCATGTATTACAACCTCAAAAGACAAAAAAGGCCGCCTTCTGGGGAGACCTTGCCCACCATAGCCGTGTAACAGAACTTATACTTAGTTTCCTGGACCAAGTGCATGAAACGGAGATGGGGCTTTATCGAGACCGTTATCTCGCATTTGCCTTAGGTTATATCTGCCACTGCGTTGTGGATGTACAAACTCATCCTTATATATTTTATATCTCCGGGGATTATTATAATAATAATAAAAAAATATCCTATCAGGCACAGGTGAACCACATGAAGGTGGAGTTCGGTCTGGATACGATGTTACTCCACTACCGTTGGGGGATGAGTGCCCGCGAATATGATTTTCCCCAATACATCGACATTCGTCACAGAACCGTGGGAATCAAAAACAAAATGGATCCTATCCTTTGGCAATTCTGGTTGCATTGTCTGAAGGAAACTTTTCCGATCGAATTCGGATCTTCCTATCTCGGTTCCGAAAGAAAGATCATTCCCGGTGATATACTTAACGAGTCTTATATGGGATTTTACAGGTTTACAAGCACTCTTGATTCCAGAAGTTCCTGGATGAGGGGACTTGTTTCCGTAGTGGATCACCTGACATTTCACAAATACAACGCAAGCGTACTCATGTTGCCTAGTCTCGGGGAAATCAATCCCAAGATCATGAATGAGGAAAAAAGGGCATGGAACTACCCCGCCGATCCGAAACGTGTGTACACGGATTCTTTCATCGACTTACTCAACCAAGCAAGTCATGCTGCAAAAGAAATCCTTACCCGAGCCTATGAATATTCCTTTTCTCCTGAGAATAGATCCAAGATTTTGGAAACATACGGTGGTTATAATTTGGATACGGGCCTCCGCTACCAGGGAATCGACAGTATGAAAGAATTTTCTCCCTTGGTATAA
- a CDS encoding bactofilin family protein, producing MAINKDSINSVIGPGSIFEGKFYIAGSLRIDGKFEGDIKTEDALVVGETGKVKTNIAAREVVISGTLIGNIKAESEVKLEGTGRMLGDITAPYLELQKGVVAKGNITITGGQKKDVRKIVEESFGGIKSLDSKE from the coding sequence ATGGCGATCAATAAAGACTCCATCAATAGCGTAATCGGACCTGGTTCCATTTTCGAAGGAAAATTTTATATTGCAGGATCCCTTAGAATTGATGGTAAATTCGAAGGAGATATCAAAACAGAAGACGCACTGGTAGTAGGTGAAACTGGAAAAGTTAAAACCAATATTGCTGCTCGTGAAGTAGTCATCTCAGGAACCCTTATCGGAAATATAAAAGCCGAATCAGAGGTAAAACTCGAGGGTACCGGAAGAATGTTAGGTGATATCACAGCTCCTTATTTAGAACTTCAAAAAGGTGTGGTAGCAAAGGGAAATATTACTATTACCGGCGGCCAGAAAAAAGATGTCCGTAAAATCGTTGAAGAATCGTTTGGCGGCATTAAATCTTTAGACAGCAAAGAGTAA
- a CDS encoding M23 family metallopeptidase, which produces MLLRSPEKSTIGKHVLRWGNLNVIQLSPGKFFYNLHLQTAVFHGTVDLNKKRYRVLPLLASSATIALLLGVLWDRPNYSESYLDIEPSTTIDEVQENDSKDKEAKAADEKYLLETEEKKFAILRSAELDRPAEDKLKKLKVIQYKVRKNETLSEIATKFRVSTEAIAGSSGIQPEIVLLPGQILNIPNKQGLVYKMKKGDTLAKVADFYKVKMEDIYSENTLDDYDLFKSGQKVFLPGAVIPDPLPIWKIPVLSRVITSGWGTRSYPQYKFHQAIDLRANYEPVMAARKGKVIYSGWMGGYGNAIIIQHDNAYQTLYAHNSRLYVKSGDYVSVGKVISRSGCTGYCFGPHLHFEVIKDGKNINPSKLLKGFSYK; this is translated from the coding sequence ATGCTACTTCGATCACCTGAAAAATCAACGATCGGTAAGCATGTTCTTCGCTGGGGAAATTTAAATGTCATTCAACTTTCCCCGGGAAAGTTCTTCTACAATCTTCATCTACAAACAGCAGTATTTCACGGAACGGTAGACTTAAACAAAAAGCGCTACCGGGTTCTTCCCCTACTCGCATCCTCCGCCACCATTGCACTGCTTTTAGGAGTTCTTTGGGACAGACCGAACTATAGCGAAAGTTATCTGGACATCGAACCGAGTACTACGATCGACGAAGTACAGGAAAACGATTCCAAAGACAAAGAGGCAAAAGCCGCCGATGAAAAATATCTTTTGGAAACGGAAGAGAAAAAATTTGCGATCTTACGTTCTGCCGAATTGGATAGACCCGCGGAAGACAAACTTAAAAAACTAAAAGTCATTCAATACAAAGTTAGGAAAAATGAAACCTTATCGGAAATTGCAACCAAGTTCCGGGTTTCCACGGAAGCAATTGCAGGTTCCTCAGGGATCCAACCGGAAATAGTTTTACTTCCCGGCCAAATCCTAAACATTCCCAACAAACAAGGTTTAGTTTATAAAATGAAAAAGGGAGATACTCTTGCGAAAGTCGCCGACTTTTACAAAGTAAAGATGGAAGACATCTACTCCGAAAATACATTGGATGATTACGACTTGTTCAAATCGGGACAAAAAGTTTTTTTGCCCGGTGCAGTGATTCCCGATCCTCTTCCTATTTGGAAAATTCCGGTGCTCTCCCGGGTCATTACCTCCGGCTGGGGAACAAGATCCTACCCTCAGTATAAATTCCATCAAGCCATCGACTTACGCGCAAACTACGAACCTGTTATGGCGGCAAGGAAAGGAAAAGTTATTTATTCCGGATGGATGGGAGGTTACGGAAACGCAATCATCATCCAACACGACAACGCCTATCAGACATTATACGCTCACAACTCGCGTCTCTATGTAAAATCCGGAGATTATGTATCCGTAGGAAAGGTAATCTCCAGATCGGGGTGCACCGGCTATTGTTTCGGACCGCATTTGCATTTCGAAGTGATTAAAGACGGCAAAAATATAAACCCTTCCAAATTGTTAAAAGGATTTTCCTATAAATGA
- a CDS encoding alpha/beta hydrolase, with the protein MTYFSYPNRKFSLPKSQTVLFLLPLIFSLSYCATPPPTIGQLLNERTKDNFDETKNLNINYVTTRRERTVAAPNCDSSTFDFLSDITTHYGECIIGIPAKHSIGDITWDNSQDKNSFFHLNGKTDRKEEDFFQKIKSNPFEEVLVFVHGFNVPFEEAVVRAGQIRYDLKFPGEVILFSWPAGTDAGILNQLMVRSVYQANFIEAKLNREPFADFLSKIIGLNKKIHLVVHSMGHQVVLPAIDIAVKKGKTKFLEQLILNAPDFDKVEFANLAPNLVSSAKRVTLYCSPGDNALIASQKVNGGSRAGTCFRFNDIDVINVNEVDSPVLGIGGLGHGYYSSRPILTDIYQVLLGVSIEKRLFIRRAGQYNGEGWILRK; encoded by the coding sequence ATGACATATTTTTCCTATCCTAATCGTAAATTCTCCCTACCCAAATCACAGACCGTCCTTTTTCTACTTCCTTTGATTTTCTCCCTCTCTTATTGTGCCACCCCTCCTCCCACAATAGGCCAACTTTTGAATGAAAGAACAAAAGATAACTTCGATGAAACGAAAAATTTAAACATAAATTACGTTACTACCAGAAGAGAAAGAACCGTAGCCGCTCCGAACTGCGACTCCAGCACATTCGATTTCCTAAGTGATATAACAACTCATTACGGAGAATGTATTATCGGAATTCCCGCAAAACACTCCATTGGCGATATTACCTGGGACAATTCTCAGGATAAAAATTCGTTTTTTCATTTGAATGGCAAAACCGATCGAAAGGAAGAAGATTTCTTTCAAAAGATAAAATCAAATCCTTTCGAGGAAGTGTTGGTGTTTGTTCACGGATTCAATGTGCCTTTTGAAGAAGCGGTAGTGAGAGCGGGACAGATCCGTTATGATTTAAAATTTCCGGGTGAAGTTATCTTATTCTCTTGGCCAGCAGGAACCGATGCAGGAATTTTAAATCAATTGATGGTGCGTTCCGTATACCAAGCCAATTTCATCGAAGCCAAACTAAACAGAGAACCTTTCGCAGATTTTTTATCCAAAATCATAGGATTAAACAAAAAAATCCATTTGGTAGTTCATAGTATGGGACATCAGGTAGTTCTGCCTGCGATCGATATTGCAGTCAAAAAAGGAAAAACAAAATTCCTGGAACAATTGATTTTAAATGCACCTGACTTCGATAAGGTCGAATTTGCGAACCTTGCACCGAATTTGGTATCTTCGGCAAAACGAGTGACTCTCTACTGTTCTCCCGGAGACAACGCCCTCATCGCCTCGCAAAAAGTCAACGGAGGAAGTCGGGCGGGAACCTGTTTCCGTTTCAACGATATAGATGTGATCAATGTAAACGAAGTGGACTCCCCCGTTCTCGGGATCGGAGGACTTGGTCACGGATATTATTCTTCCAGACCCATATTAACGGACATATACCAAGTGTTACTCGGTGTATCCATAGAAAAAAGATTGTTTATCAGGCGAGCGGGACAATACAACGGAGAGGGTTGGATCTTAAGAAAATAG
- the bla gene encoding subclass B1 metallo-beta-lactamase, with the protein MFLFHNYFQRNIFIVCLIIGSGFVIDCKSVPSVNRSNSISDSSESTISETASVDLIRVKENVWIHRSSGIVGGEKMFANGLVVITSKGIVIIDTPWTKMQTVTLIPLLKEKFQKEIRFVIISHAHQDRISGIDVFLQNAIPVYSTSLTAKEAEKNGFTKPTPKLDLDPRMNLGDTGIEVYYPGHGHTKDNIVVWLPNSHILFAGCLIKSLESKTLGYIKEANLDTWPMTAKNLLERYPDAEIVVPGHGDWGKTDLIRHTIRLLDENPKSD; encoded by the coding sequence ATGTTTTTGTTCCATAATTATTTTCAAAGAAATATTTTTATCGTTTGTCTCATCATAGGTTCGGGATTTGTGATCGATTGTAAATCGGTGCCTTCCGTTAATCGCTCGAATTCTATTTCCGATTCTTCCGAGTCCACCATTTCCGAAACGGCTTCCGTTGATTTGATTCGTGTGAAGGAAAATGTTTGGATCCATCGCAGTAGCGGGATTGTCGGCGGAGAAAAGATGTTTGCCAATGGTTTGGTTGTGATCACTTCCAAAGGGATTGTTATCATCGATACTCCCTGGACAAAGATGCAAACGGTGACACTCATTCCGCTCTTAAAGGAAAAGTTTCAAAAGGAAATCCGTTTTGTAATCATATCTCATGCTCATCAAGACCGGATTTCAGGAATCGATGTATTTCTTCAAAATGCAATACCTGTCTATAGCACTAGTTTGACGGCGAAAGAAGCGGAAAAGAACGGATTTACCAAACCGACTCCCAAATTGGATTTGGATCCGAGGATGAATTTGGGTGACACCGGGATTGAAGTTTATTATCCGGGGCACGGGCATACCAAGGATAATATCGTTGTATGGTTGCCAAATTCTCATATTTTATTTGCAGGTTGTCTGATCAAATCTTTGGAATCAAAAACACTTGGATATATAAAGGAAGCGAATCTGGATACTTGGCCTATGACAGCCAAAAATCTTTTGGAAAGATACCCTGATGCGGAAATCGTTGTACCAGGCCATGGGGACTGGGGCAAAACGGATTTGATACGGCATACCATCCGTCTGCTGGATGAAAATCCGAAGTCTGATTGA